A window from Methylococcus mesophilus encodes these proteins:
- a CDS encoding TRZ/ATZ family hydrolase, with amino-acid sequence MIIDTLITARWIIPVEPDGVTLEHHALAIDRGRIADLLPTTEALVKYQPRRIERLEHHALIPGLVNAHTHAAMTLLRGVADDLPLMQWLQEHIWPLEQKWIGEAFVRDGVQLAMAEMIRGGVTCFNDMYFFPEVVAREAVRAGMRAAVGMIVVDFPTAWAGDADEYLRKGLALRDDYRHEPLIATVFAPHAPYTVSDEPLARIRTWSEELDCPVHIHLHETADEIHRSGQQYGMRPLKRLDQLGLVGPHLIGVHMTQLEDGEIARLAETGASVVHCPESNLKLASGFCPAAKLLAAGINVALGTDGAASNNDLDLLGETRTAALLAKAVANDAAALPAHQALRMATLNGAAALGLAAETGSLAVGKSADVVAIGLEHIESLPIYNPVSDLVYAAGRQQVTDVWVAGRQVLKRRELLTLDAAEIREKTLIWRDKLIHHS; translated from the coding sequence ATGATTATCGACACTTTGATCACCGCGCGCTGGATCATCCCGGTCGAGCCCGACGGCGTCACTCTCGAACACCATGCCCTGGCCATCGACCGCGGCCGCATCGCCGACCTCCTCCCCACCACCGAAGCGCTGGTCAAATACCAGCCGCGGCGGATCGAACGGCTGGAACACCACGCCCTGATCCCCGGCCTGGTCAACGCCCACACCCATGCCGCCATGACGCTGCTGCGCGGCGTCGCCGACGACCTGCCGCTGATGCAATGGCTGCAGGAGCACATCTGGCCGCTGGAGCAGAAGTGGATCGGCGAAGCCTTCGTCCGCGACGGCGTGCAACTGGCGATGGCGGAGATGATCCGGGGCGGCGTCACCTGCTTCAACGACATGTACTTCTTCCCTGAGGTGGTGGCGCGCGAAGCGGTCCGGGCCGGCATGCGGGCGGCGGTGGGCATGATCGTGGTGGACTTTCCCACCGCCTGGGCCGGCGACGCGGATGAATATCTCCGAAAAGGCCTGGCCCTGCGCGACGACTACCGCCACGAACCGCTGATCGCCACGGTGTTCGCGCCGCACGCGCCCTACACCGTGAGCGACGAGCCGCTGGCCCGTATCCGCACCTGGTCCGAGGAGCTGGACTGCCCGGTGCACATCCATCTCCACGAGACCGCCGACGAAATCCACCGGAGCGGCCAGCAGTACGGCATGCGCCCGCTCAAACGCCTGGATCAGCTCGGTCTGGTCGGGCCGCACCTGATCGGCGTCCACATGACCCAGCTGGAAGACGGCGAGATCGCACGCCTGGCCGAAACCGGCGCCAGCGTGGTGCACTGCCCCGAATCCAACCTGAAGCTGGCCAGCGGCTTCTGCCCCGCCGCCAAGCTGCTGGCGGCGGGCATCAACGTCGCGCTCGGCACCGATGGCGCGGCCAGCAACAACGACCTCGACCTGCTCGGTGAAACCCGCACCGCAGCGCTGCTGGCCAAGGCGGTAGCCAACGACGCCGCCGCCCTCCCCGCCCATCAGGCCCTGCGGATGGCGACGCTGAACGGCGCGGCGGCCTTAGGACTGGCGGCGGAAACCGGCTCGCTGGCAGTCGGCAAATCCGCCGACGTGGTCGCCATTGGCCTGGAACATATCGAATCACTGCCGATCTACAACCCGGTGTCCGACCTGGTCTACGCCGCCGGCCGCCAGCAGGTCACCGACGTCTGGGTGGCGGGGCGCCAGGTGCTGAAAAGGCGCGAGCTGCTGACGCTGGACGCCGCGGAAATCCGCGAGAAGACGCTGATCTGGCGCGACAAACTGATCCATCATTCCTGA
- a CDS encoding pyridoxal phosphate-dependent aminotransferase codes for MMNNPVSGRMRAVQAPIIPVIAAMIREHPGVISLGQGVAWYGPPQRALERMREFGEGPDQHRYGPVEGLPELRALMGDKLGRENGISLSGRSVLVTAGANMGFLNALFAIADAGDEIVLPSPYYFNQEMAVRMLGCTPVPLPTDGEFQLDLDRLERAITPRTRAVVTISPNNPSGAVYPEAALRAVNALCRERGLFHITDETYEYFVYDDARHFSPASLPDSAGHTISLYSLSKAYGFASWRIGYMLIPQALEQAVLKVQDTNLICAPLVSQHAAVGAMEIGSAYCREKLQTTARVRRIVLDTLSGLDERCRVPEAQGAFYVLIRIERGGDAFAVAERLIREFGVAVIPGNAFGLGDGCYLRIAYGALGPATAEEGIGRLVHGLRTIMDGR; via the coding sequence ATGATGAACAACCCCGTAAGCGGGCGGATGCGCGCGGTGCAGGCGCCTATCATTCCGGTCATCGCCGCGATGATCCGCGAGCACCCCGGCGTCATTTCGCTGGGGCAGGGCGTGGCCTGGTACGGGCCGCCGCAGCGGGCGCTGGAGCGGATGCGGGAGTTCGGCGAGGGGCCGGACCAGCACCGCTACGGCCCGGTGGAAGGGCTGCCGGAGCTGCGGGCGCTGATGGGCGACAAGCTCGGGCGGGAGAACGGGATTTCCCTCTCGGGCCGCTCGGTGCTGGTGACTGCGGGCGCCAACATGGGATTTCTGAACGCGCTGTTCGCCATCGCCGATGCGGGCGACGAGATCGTTCTGCCGAGCCCTTACTATTTCAACCAGGAAATGGCAGTCCGCATGCTGGGTTGCACGCCGGTCCCCCTGCCCACCGACGGCGAATTTCAGCTCGATCTGGACCGCCTGGAACGCGCCATCACGCCGCGCACCCGTGCCGTCGTCACCATCTCGCCCAATAATCCGTCCGGCGCGGTCTACCCGGAAGCCGCTTTGCGGGCGGTCAACGCGCTGTGCCGGGAGCGGGGGCTGTTCCACATCACCGACGAAACCTACGAGTACTTCGTCTACGATGATGCGCGCCATTTCTCGCCGGCCTCCCTGCCGGATTCCGCCGGGCATACGATTTCCCTGTATTCTCTGTCCAAGGCCTACGGATTCGCCAGCTGGCGCATCGGTTACATGCTGATCCCGCAGGCGCTGGAACAGGCCGTGCTCAAGGTTCAGGACACCAACCTGATCTGCGCGCCCCTGGTTTCCCAGCACGCGGCAGTCGGAGCCATGGAAATCGGATCGGCGTACTGCCGGGAAAAACTGCAGACGACTGCGCGCGTGCGGCGCATCGTTCTCGACACGCTGTCGGGACTGGACGAACGCTGCCGTGTTCCGGAAGCGCAAGGGGCGTTTTACGTGCTCATCCGCATCGAGCGCGGCGGCGATGCCTTTGCCGTGGCCGAGCGGTTGATCCGGGAGTTCGGCGTGGCGGTGATCCCCGGCAACGCCTTCGGGCTCGGCGACGGTTGCTACCTCCGGATCGCCTACGGCGCGCTCGGACCCGCGACCGCGGAGGAAGGCATAGGCCGCCTGGTGCACGGCCTGCGAACAATCATGGACGGTCGATAA
- a CDS encoding ABC transporter ATP-binding protein — protein sequence MSTAVPALEVEHLSFAYGPRKALDGVGFRVHQGECAILLGPNGAGKSTLFSLVTRLYDAPAGQIRIAGRSLRQDSCAALSRLGVVFQQPTLDLDLSVAQNLRYHAALHGLSRKEAEFRTREELERQGMYGRRDEKVRQLNGGHRRRVEIARALLHRPALLLLDEPSVGLDVPSRKALVDYIHELCRSRGLAVLWATHLIDEIGEDDSLIVLHQGRVRALGTVGEVLAAAGADTVSAAFHRLTAEGEA from the coding sequence ATGAGCACTGCGGTTCCGGCGCTCGAGGTCGAGCATCTTTCGTTCGCCTACGGGCCGCGCAAGGCGTTGGACGGCGTGGGCTTCCGCGTCCACCAGGGCGAGTGCGCCATCCTGCTCGGCCCCAACGGGGCGGGCAAGAGTACGCTGTTCTCGCTGGTCACCCGGCTTTACGATGCGCCCGCCGGGCAAATCCGCATCGCCGGCCGTTCTTTGCGCCAGGACTCCTGTGCCGCGCTGTCCCGGCTCGGCGTCGTGTTCCAGCAGCCGACCCTGGACCTGGACCTGAGCGTCGCTCAGAATCTGCGTTATCACGCTGCCCTGCACGGCCTGAGCCGCAAGGAGGCAGAGTTTCGTACCCGGGAAGAGCTGGAGCGGCAGGGCATGTACGGCCGGCGCGACGAGAAGGTCCGGCAGTTGAACGGCGGCCACCGGCGGCGGGTGGAGATCGCCCGCGCCCTGCTGCACCGCCCGGCCCTGCTGCTGCTGGACGAGCCCAGCGTGGGGCTGGACGTGCCCAGCCGCAAGGCCTTGGTCGACTACATCCACGAGCTGTGCCGCAGCCGCGGTCTGGCGGTGCTGTGGGCGACGCACCTGATCGACGAGATCGGCGAGGACGATAGCCTGATCGTGCTGCACCAGGGGCGGGTTAGAGCTCTGGGCACGGTCGGCGAGGTCTTGGCCGCGGCGGGCGCGGACACGGTGAGCGCGGCGTTCCACCGGCTGACGGCGGAGGGCGAGGCATGA
- the ubiG gene encoding bifunctional 2-polyprenyl-6-hydroxyphenol methylase/3-demethylubiquinol 3-O-methyltransferase UbiG: MATDNVHIGEIEKFGSHAHRWWDPDGELKTLHAVNPLRMQFIQAHTSLAGRKAVDVGCGGGILTEALAKAGATALGIDLSEDLLGTAEEHCRESGLTVAYRQISAEALADSQPGEFDVVTCMEMLEHVPDPASVVAACARLAKPGGTVFFSTLNRNLKAYLLAIVGAEYLLRMIPRGTHDFGSFIRPSELSRWARDRGLDLAGMEGIGYNPITGQFHLTSDIGVNYLAAFRKPGAENAGGC; this comes from the coding sequence ATGGCAACCGACAACGTCCATATCGGCGAAATCGAGAAATTCGGCTCCCACGCCCACCGCTGGTGGGACCCGGACGGCGAACTGAAGACCCTGCACGCCGTCAATCCCCTGCGGATGCAGTTCATCCAGGCGCACACTTCACTGGCCGGCCGCAAGGCGGTAGACGTAGGGTGCGGCGGCGGCATCCTCACCGAAGCCCTCGCCAAGGCTGGCGCGACTGCCTTGGGCATCGACCTCAGCGAAGACCTTCTGGGTACCGCAGAAGAGCACTGCCGGGAGTCCGGCCTGACCGTGGCCTACCGGCAGATCAGCGCCGAAGCGCTGGCGGACTCGCAGCCCGGTGAATTCGACGTGGTGACCTGCATGGAAATGCTGGAGCACGTGCCGGATCCAGCGTCGGTGGTCGCCGCCTGCGCGAGGCTGGCCAAGCCCGGCGGCACCGTGTTCTTTTCGACCCTGAACCGGAACCTCAAGGCCTATCTCCTGGCCATCGTCGGCGCGGAATACCTGCTGCGCATGATCCCCCGGGGCACCCATGACTTCGGCAGCTTCATCCGTCCTTCCGAGCTAAGCCGCTGGGCGCGCGACCGCGGCCTGGACCTCGCCGGCATGGAAGGCATCGGCTACAACCCCATCACCGGCCAGTTCCACTTGACGTCCGACATCGGCGTCAATTACCTGGCCGCATTCCGCAAGCCCGGTGCGGAGAACGCCGGGGGCTGTTGA
- a CDS encoding ABC transporter substrate-binding protein, with translation MNRVIRLTAFSGRAVLRSVIAALVLLQADGATAARRAPPPVPQHTAVPAATPRPAQILTLAYLSQPADTVVVPPYFDPLVTDRGIQGARLGLADDNTTGRFTRQEFAIAETLLATGDDAEAAFKQLVSAGRRFILADLKPEVLQRLSALPEARDILLLDVSSRDDALRGEACAPNVLHLLPSRAMRADALSQYLAKKKWTRWFVAVGPTPEDRLFAGALKRAAKRFGMKIVAEKNWEHSFDDRRTPESEVPVFTQGSDYDVLLVADEAGLFGDALLYRTWQPRLVAGTQGLVASAWHHTLEAWGAIQLQNRFREQAGRRMTEVDYGAWLAVRAIGEAATRTRSLEFDAIRAYMLGDNFALAGFKGVPLSFRCWDGQLRQPVLLAQERSLVAVAPVEGFAHPKNELDSLGYDEPETLCRAKK, from the coding sequence TTGAACCGCGTCATTCGTCTCACTGCCTTTTCCGGCCGAGCTGTGCTCAGGTCCGTCATTGCCGCATTGGTGCTCCTTCAGGCCGATGGCGCTACGGCGGCCAGGCGCGCGCCGCCCCCAGTCCCGCAGCACACCGCGGTGCCGGCGGCCACGCCCCGGCCAGCACAAATCCTGACGCTGGCCTACCTCAGCCAGCCCGCTGACACGGTCGTCGTTCCGCCGTATTTCGATCCCTTGGTGACCGATCGCGGTATTCAAGGCGCGCGGCTGGGGCTGGCGGACGACAATACCACCGGCCGTTTCACCCGTCAGGAATTCGCCATCGCCGAAACCTTGCTCGCAACGGGGGACGACGCCGAGGCGGCGTTCAAGCAGTTGGTCTCAGCGGGCCGCCGTTTCATCCTGGCCGACCTGAAGCCGGAAGTATTGCAGCGCCTGTCCGCCCTGCCGGAGGCGCGCGACATCCTGCTGCTGGACGTCTCCAGCCGCGACGATGCCCTGCGCGGGGAGGCCTGCGCGCCCAACGTGCTGCACCTGCTGCCGAGCCGGGCCATGCGGGCGGATGCGCTATCCCAGTATCTGGCGAAGAAGAAATGGACGCGCTGGTTCGTGGCCGTGGGGCCGACGCCGGAGGACCGCTTGTTCGCCGGGGCGCTGAAGCGCGCGGCCAAGCGTTTCGGCATGAAGATCGTCGCCGAGAAGAACTGGGAGCACAGCTTCGACGACCGGCGGACGCCGGAGTCGGAAGTGCCGGTGTTCACCCAGGGCAGCGATTACGATGTGCTGCTGGTGGCCGACGAGGCCGGATTGTTCGGCGACGCCCTGTTGTACCGGACTTGGCAGCCGCGGCTGGTTGCGGGCACCCAGGGACTGGTCGCCAGCGCCTGGCACCATACCCTGGAGGCCTGGGGGGCTATCCAGTTGCAGAACCGCTTCCGCGAGCAGGCCGGGCGGCGGATGACCGAGGTCGATTATGGCGCCTGGCTGGCGGTGCGGGCGATCGGCGAGGCTGCGACCCGGACCCGGTCGCTGGAGTTCGATGCGATCAGGGCCTATATGCTGGGCGATAATTTCGCGTTGGCCGGCTTCAAAGGCGTGCCGCTGTCGTTCCGCTGCTGGGACGGCCAGTTGCGGCAGCCGGTGCTGCTGGCGCAGGAGCGTTCCCTGGTCGCGGTCGCGCCGGTGGAGGGCTTTGCCCATCCGAAGAACGAATTGGACAGTTTGGGATACGATGAACCGGAAACTCTGTGCCGTGCCAAGAAATAA
- a CDS encoding ABC transporter permease: MRPMHYLRALRGIVARELYRFIHQRERFISALVRPLVWLFVFAAGFRSTLGLAISPPYETYILYEVYITPGLLGMIQLFNGMQSSLSMVYDREMGSMRTLLVSPLPRWFLLTAKLVAGVAVSILQVYVFLGVAWAYGIEAPAQGYLAVLPALLLSGVMLGALGLLLSSFIRQLENFAGVMNFVIFPMFFMSTALYPLWKIQESSELLHALAQWNPFSQAVELIRFALYGQFNGLACGYTAGATALFLAVAIVGYNPSKGMMQRKGGA, translated from the coding sequence ATGAGGCCCATGCATTATCTGCGTGCGCTGCGCGGCATCGTCGCCCGCGAGCTGTACCGCTTTATTCATCAGCGCGAGCGCTTCATCTCCGCCCTGGTGCGGCCGCTGGTCTGGCTGTTTGTGTTCGCCGCCGGCTTCCGTTCGACCTTAGGTTTGGCCATCAGCCCGCCCTACGAGACCTATATCCTGTACGAGGTGTACATCACGCCGGGGCTCCTGGGGATGATCCAGCTGTTCAACGGCATGCAGAGTTCGCTGTCGATGGTGTACGACCGTGAAATGGGCAGCATGCGGACGCTCCTGGTCAGCCCCTTGCCGCGCTGGTTCCTGCTGACCGCCAAGCTGGTCGCAGGCGTCGCCGTGTCGATTCTGCAGGTGTATGTGTTCTTGGGTGTCGCCTGGGCCTATGGTATCGAGGCGCCGGCCCAAGGCTACCTGGCGGTGCTGCCGGCGTTGCTGCTCTCCGGCGTGATGCTGGGCGCTCTCGGCCTGCTATTATCATCTTTCATCCGCCAGTTGGAGAATTTCGCCGGCGTGATGAATTTCGTAATATTCCCGATGTTTTTTATGTCCACGGCGCTGTACCCGCTCTGGAAGATCCAGGAGTCCAGCGAGCTGCTGCATGCGCTGGCTCAATGGAATCCCTTCTCACAGGCGGTGGAGCTGATCCGCTTCGCGCTGTACGGACAGTTCAACGGGTTGGCATGCGGCTACACGGCCGGGGCCACGGCGCTGTTTCTCGCCGTGGCGATCGTCGGCTACAACCCTTCCAAAGGCATGATGCAGCGTAAAGGCGGCGCTTGA
- a CDS encoding YVTN family beta-propeller repeat protein codes for MNRKLCAVPRNNRHLIGAVLALACGAAVADTVYVTLEKDDAIAVVDGATGTRIKTAKIGKRPRGILLAKDGKSLYIAASDSDAIQVVDADTLKVAGTLPSGEDPETFAMDPYGKFLYVSNEDDNRVTVIDIAARKAVKTIPVGVEPEGIAVSPDGRWVVSTSETTNMAHWIDRAKLEVVDNTLVDPRPRAAAFTADSRQLWVSSEIAGTVTVIDTETRQPVKTIPFKVPGVTQEKVQPVGIRIDPERRYAYVALGPANRVAVLDAQRLEVKDYLLVGQRVWNLEFSPDFKRLYTTNGLSNDISVVDLESHKVTKSVAVGNYPWGAAVRP; via the coding sequence ATGAACCGGAAACTCTGTGCCGTGCCAAGAAATAACCGCCACTTGATCGGCGCCGTCCTCGCCCTGGCCTGCGGCGCCGCGGTGGCCGATACCGTCTACGTCACGCTGGAGAAGGACGACGCCATCGCCGTCGTCGACGGCGCCACCGGGACCCGGATCAAGACGGCCAAGATCGGCAAGCGTCCGCGCGGCATCCTGCTGGCGAAGGACGGCAAGAGCCTCTACATCGCCGCCAGCGACAGCGACGCCATCCAGGTGGTCGACGCGGACACGCTGAAAGTCGCCGGCACGCTGCCTTCCGGCGAGGACCCGGAGACCTTCGCCATGGACCCGTACGGCAAGTTCCTTTACGTCTCCAACGAGGACGACAACCGAGTGACGGTGATCGACATCGCCGCCCGCAAGGCGGTCAAGACGATTCCGGTGGGCGTGGAGCCGGAGGGCATCGCCGTCAGCCCGGACGGGCGCTGGGTGGTGAGCACCAGCGAGACCACCAACATGGCACACTGGATCGACCGGGCCAAACTGGAAGTCGTGGACAACACCCTGGTCGATCCGCGTCCCCGCGCCGCGGCCTTCACCGCCGACAGCAGGCAGCTCTGGGTCAGTTCCGAGATCGCCGGCACCGTCACGGTGATCGACACGGAAACCCGCCAGCCCGTCAAGACGATTCCGTTCAAGGTCCCCGGCGTGACTCAGGAGAAAGTCCAGCCGGTCGGCATCCGCATCGATCCCGAGCGGCGCTATGCCTATGTGGCGCTGGGACCGGCCAACCGGGTCGCGGTGCTCGATGCGCAAAGGCTGGAAGTGAAGGATTACCTGCTGGTCGGCCAGCGGGTGTGGAATCTGGAGTTCTCGCCCGATTTCAAGCGGCTGTACACCACCAACGGCCTCAGCAACGACATTTCCGTCGTCGACCTGGAATCGCACAAAGTGACCAAGTCGGTGGCGGTGGGTAATTATCCCTGGGGCGCCGCGGTCCGGCCATGA
- a CDS encoding AI-2E family transporter, giving the protein MMSSYFFTVFKPAGLAILLLLAAGLWVLHGFIMPIAWAVVLAFAVWPLYEHLYQRTPCGMRSGWLPLGMTLLMMVLLMIPATFGVVVLGHEVQMLHHLLVKVQSSGIGAPDWLIQLPWVGDWVQETWSETFGNPETIKNALNALGMGTVFTYTRDLAAQVLHRFMSGFITLLALFFIFRDGHGLGQQILGRSVSLFGSAGARYARHAVTAVRGTVNGMLLVGIGKGVILGIGYWAVGLSQPVLLGTLTAVVALVPFAAKLVFGAASIYLIVQGHAVAGIVLAVYGFIITLIADNYVRPTLIGGAANIPFLPTLLGIFGGVEAMGFVGLFIGPTVMAILISLWRDWNDETRLPAA; this is encoded by the coding sequence ATGATGTCTTCCTATTTCTTCACAGTTTTCAAACCGGCCGGCCTAGCGATCTTGCTGTTGCTGGCGGCGGGCCTTTGGGTGCTTCACGGCTTCATCATGCCCATCGCCTGGGCGGTGGTGCTGGCCTTTGCCGTCTGGCCCTTGTACGAGCATCTGTACCAGAGGACGCCTTGCGGCATGCGCAGCGGCTGGCTGCCCCTGGGCATGACCCTGCTGATGATGGTGCTGCTGATGATTCCGGCCACCTTCGGTGTCGTCGTCCTCGGCCACGAGGTGCAGATGCTCCACCACCTGCTGGTCAAGGTACAGAGTTCCGGCATCGGTGCGCCGGACTGGCTGATTCAGTTGCCCTGGGTCGGCGACTGGGTACAGGAAACCTGGAGCGAGACTTTCGGCAACCCGGAAACGATCAAGAACGCGCTCAATGCGCTGGGGATGGGGACGGTGTTCACCTATACCCGCGATCTGGCGGCGCAGGTGCTGCACCGCTTCATGTCGGGTTTCATCACCCTGCTCGCCCTGTTCTTCATCTTCCGCGACGGGCACGGTTTGGGACAACAGATTCTCGGCCGTTCCGTGAGCCTGTTCGGCTCAGCCGGTGCCCGCTATGCCCGGCATGCCGTCACCGCCGTGCGCGGTACGGTCAACGGCATGCTGCTGGTCGGCATCGGCAAAGGGGTCATTCTCGGGATCGGCTACTGGGCCGTGGGGCTCAGTCAGCCGGTTTTGCTCGGCACGCTGACGGCAGTCGTCGCGCTGGTGCCTTTCGCCGCCAAGCTGGTGTTCGGTGCCGCCTCGATCTATCTGATCGTGCAAGGCCACGCCGTGGCCGGCATCGTACTCGCGGTGTATGGCTTCATCATCACCCTCATCGCAGACAACTACGTGCGCCCGACGCTGATCGGCGGTGCCGCCAACATTCCCTTCCTGCCCACCTTGTTGGGCATCTTCGGCGGCGTCGAGGCCATGGGGTTCGTCGGCCTGTTCATCGGCCCCACCGTCATGGCCATCCTCATTTCGCTGTGGCGCGACTGGAACGACGAGACGCGCCTGCCCGCGGCCTGA
- the murI gene encoding glutamate racemase, with the protein MTGNDDPIGVFDSGVGGLSVLREIRAALPHENLLYVADSGHLPYGSKPAEYIEQRALAIGRFLLSRGAKAIVVACNTATAAAIAALRAEFRIPVIGMEPGIKPAITLSKSRIVGVLATEGTLKSAKFRDLVGRTGEAVEVIAQACPGWVEQVERGELASPATRALVYRYTQPVLERGADTLVLGCTHYPFLCDLIADIAGPEVCIVETGTAVARQLRCRLEVDRLLSRRTGPGAEQFWSSGPEDVTGRSIALLWAAAHRVQPLPVSFAAGG; encoded by the coding sequence TTGACCGGCAACGACGATCCCATCGGTGTCTTCGACTCGGGTGTGGGCGGGCTTTCCGTACTGCGCGAGATCCGGGCCGCGCTTCCGCATGAAAACTTGCTGTATGTCGCGGACTCGGGGCATCTGCCCTACGGCAGCAAGCCCGCGGAATATATCGAACAGCGCGCGCTGGCGATCGGACGGTTTCTGCTGAGCCGCGGCGCGAAAGCCATCGTCGTGGCCTGCAACACTGCGACGGCGGCGGCGATCGCGGCGCTGCGGGCAGAATTCCGCATCCCCGTCATCGGCATGGAGCCGGGCATCAAACCCGCTATAACGCTGTCGAAGTCGCGCATCGTCGGCGTGCTGGCGACCGAGGGCACGTTGAAGAGCGCCAAATTCCGCGACCTGGTGGGCCGGACCGGCGAGGCGGTGGAGGTGATCGCCCAAGCCTGCCCCGGCTGGGTCGAGCAGGTCGAGCGGGGCGAACTGGCAAGCCCCGCGACGCGGGCGCTGGTCTACAGGTATACGCAGCCGGTGCTGGAGCGCGGCGCCGACACTCTGGTGCTGGGCTGTACGCATTATCCTTTCCTCTGCGATCTTATCGCCGACATCGCCGGGCCCGAAGTGTGCATCGTCGAAACCGGCACCGCCGTCGCACGCCAGCTCCGGTGCCGCCTTGAAGTAGACCGGCTGTTGTCGCGGCGGACCGGCCCGGGTGCCGAGCAGTTCTGGAGCAGCGGTCCGGAAGACGTGACGGGGCGTTCGATTGCTTTGCTTTGGGCCGCCGCACATCGTGTCCAGCCGCTACCGGTCAGCTTTGCCGCCGGAGGGTAG
- a CDS encoding TolC family outer membrane protein produces the protein MNRPAFAALIFSLFAPPASAVDLLGAFDLALQYDPRLHAAQAQRDAALENKPQAVARLLPTVSATTGLTRQMVQTGDSPILVFNTKKNVGFWLATGIVQLVQPIYQHDLWVRLAQADNAVAEAEALYAAELQNVMLRVTQTYFDVLYKEASLEFARAELESINRELEQANARFEVGLSAVTDVNEAQAAADRARAGVIIAENELNNAREYLRQIVGDDPGELEPLKLEVPLEDPMPDDIERWNDTAQQSALTIIAATNRADRAKQEIEVQFAGHYPSINLIADAQFYDNDRPPRPNRYQQQDVGMQINVPLFAGGGVNSKVRQARFSFESATQQVDQERRAVRTKVKNAYRAVRSAIGQAKAFKTAIKSSESALEAAIAGMEVGTRTMTDVLFVQRQYYENKRDFALALRDYIVNSVALKEAASVMQREDLDRVNGWLQAQSAAPAQDKSDAPAARPQLKASRKAG, from the coding sequence ATGAATAGACCCGCGTTTGCCGCTTTGATTTTCTCTTTGTTCGCTCCCCCGGCTTCCGCCGTCGATCTGCTCGGCGCATTCGACCTGGCGCTGCAGTACGATCCCCGCCTGCACGCAGCCCAGGCCCAACGCGACGCAGCCTTGGAGAACAAGCCCCAGGCCGTGGCCCGGCTGTTGCCGACGGTGTCCGCCACCACCGGCCTGACCCGCCAGATGGTGCAGACCGGCGACTCGCCCATCCTGGTGTTCAACACCAAGAAGAACGTGGGCTTCTGGCTGGCGACCGGCATCGTGCAACTGGTGCAGCCGATCTACCAGCACGACCTGTGGGTGCGGCTGGCCCAGGCCGACAATGCGGTGGCCGAGGCCGAGGCGCTATACGCGGCGGAGCTGCAGAACGTGATGCTGCGGGTGACCCAGACCTATTTCGACGTACTGTACAAGGAAGCATCCCTTGAATTCGCCAGAGCCGAGTTGGAGTCGATCAACCGGGAGCTGGAGCAGGCCAACGCCCGCTTCGAGGTGGGGCTGTCGGCGGTGACCGACGTGAACGAGGCGCAGGCCGCGGCGGACCGGGCGCGGGCGGGCGTCATCATCGCCGAGAACGAGCTGAACAACGCCCGGGAGTACCTGCGCCAGATCGTGGGCGACGATCCCGGCGAACTGGAACCCCTGAAGCTCGAAGTGCCTCTGGAGGACCCGATGCCGGACGACATCGAGCGCTGGAACGATACCGCCCAGCAGAGTGCGCTGACGATTATCGCGGCGACCAACCGGGCCGACCGCGCCAAACAGGAAATCGAGGTGCAGTTCGCCGGCCACTACCCGTCGATCAACCTGATCGCCGACGCCCAGTTCTACGACAACGACCGCCCCCCCCGCCCCAACCGCTACCAGCAGCAGGACGTGGGCATGCAGATCAACGTGCCGCTGTTCGCGGGCGGCGGGGTCAATTCCAAGGTCCGGCAGGCGCGCTTCAGCTTCGAATCCGCCACCCAGCAGGTCGATCAGGAGCGCCGGGCGGTCCGCACCAAGGTGAAGAACGCCTACCGCGCGGTCCGCTCGGCCATCGGTCAGGCCAAGGCCTTCAAGACCGCGATCAAGTCCTCGGAAAGTGCGCTGGAGGCGGCCATCGCCGGCATGGAGGTGGGCACCCGCACCATGACGGACGTGCTGTTCGTGCAGCGCCAGTATTACGAAAACAAGCGCGACTTCGCCCTGGCTCTGCGCGACTACATCGTCAACAGCGTCGCGCTCAAGGAAGCCGCCAGCGTCATGCAGCGCGAGGACCTGGACCGCGTCAACGGCTGGCTGCAGGCACAATCCGCCGCACCGGCGCAGGATAAGTCCGACGCCCCCGCCGCTAGGCCGCAACTCAAGGCAAGCCGCAAGGCCGGCTAG